Genomic window (Sediminispirochaeta smaragdinae DSM 11293):
GCGCGAGCATGTACTGGAATGCTGCGTAGGCGCAGTTTGCTGGATGCTCGGTCCCATGTCCCATCAGCACCACGGCTTCTCCTGTTCCGAGGGAAGGCAACTGGGCTGAAACGGCATCGACTGCTTTCCAATAATTCTCCGTGGTGGAAAGGATCGGAGAGCCTATCGCTATCTTTTCGAATTTTCCAGAATAGCGACGTGCGACGGCGAGAACCTCGCCCGTGTATTCCTCTCCGGGAATGATGTGCAGGGGCTGGATAAGCACTTCCGAAAAGCCTTCTTTATACATCTTCTCCAAAGCCTCTGCGGGCGCGTCGACATGAATACCATCCCGTTTATCCAGAATACCAATGATAATATGGCTGGTAAAAGCGCGCCGTACCTCATATTCGGGGAAGGCCTCGGCAATCTTTTGTTCACAGGCATCAATGGTCACTGCCCGTGTTTCGGGATAGCTCGTACCGAAACTTATCACAAGAATTCCCTTTTTGCCGTTTGTGTTCATTGTCAGCTTTTCTCCTCCCGTGCTTGCACAAGCAGCAAGCATCAAACTCCCTGCGAGGGCAAGAGCCATGCAGGCTACTTTCCTCATGCTTTTGCTTTTCATCCTTTACTCCTTTCCATTGTATTTTCTTTAGAAGCTGCCGCGGATGCCGAGATAGAGAACCGGCCCTGCAAGAAGGTCCGAGAAGTCGTCTTGTACACCCGTAATATTGTCGACGCCTCCGAATAGTTCAAAATTATCTTTAAGGCTTTTTTCGAGATACACATCAAAGGTAACGAGGGTATGCTCGCTTCTTTCGTGAGGGCCTGTCACCGAAGTCGAGAACTTGGCCTTCAAGGCAAGAGGCTTCAGGAGGTAGTGCACAGATGCCCCTCCTGTATGGCTTGGTACAAGGTCGAGCTCTTCACCTGCGCTTCTATCGTAGGCAAAAAGATACCCATAACGTGCGGTCATGGAGAGGTCGCTTAGCACGTTCCAGT
Coding sequences:
- a CDS encoding sirohydrochlorin cobaltochelatase, which encodes MKSKSMRKVACMALALAGSLMLAACASTGGEKLTMNTNGKKGILVISFGTSYPETRAVTIDACEQKIAEAFPEYEVRRAFTSHIIIGILDKRDGIHVDAPAEALEKMYKEGFSEVLIQPLHIIPGEEYTGEVLAVARRYSGKFEKIAIGSPILSTTENYWKAVDAVSAQLPSLGTGEAVVLMGHGTEHPANCAYAAFQYMLARKGLPVYVGTVEGYPALDDVIDLLHRDHISKVTLMPFMVVAGDHATNDMAGDEDDSWKSILTKEGFTVDVYLHGLGENSIIQNMYIDNLHSAEVINE